TACGAGAAAAGAAAAAGGTATTCAGATAGTTTCAGCAAAGGGCAGGATAGATGCAATAACTGCCCCTGAGTTCGAAAACAATCTATCAGAATTAATATCAAAGGGAGAAAGGACTTTCCTCATTGACCTTTCAGGGCTCGAGTACATCAGCAGTGCAGGACTTAGAAGCATACTTACAAGTGCCAAGAAATTGAAAGAAGAAAAGGGTGAGCTCTGCTTTACCGGATTACAGGGGCCGGTTGAAGAAGTTTTTAAAATCTCTGGTTTTCACTCCATTTTTAGGATA
This genomic interval from Pseudomonadota bacterium contains the following:
- a CDS encoding STAS domain-containing protein; this encodes MEINTRKEKGIQIVSAKGRIDAITAPEFENNLSELISKGERTFLIDLSGLEYISSAGLRSILTSAKKLKEEKGELCFTGLQGPVEEVFKISGFHSIFRIFESEITALNSLSNA